The Erigeron canadensis isolate Cc75 chromosome 4, C_canadensis_v1, whole genome shotgun sequence genome window below encodes:
- the LOC122595083 gene encoding putative UPF0481 protein At3g02645, giving the protein MKPGSILSKDYSEKRWVEQINKSFDDEADNDDVNVNVQVCVFSVPKSTSHFNPEAYVPQAIALGPYHHFESHLYQMERYKVAAVKAILSSDQVLAFESLVINRLKEKESMIRACYHKYMDLDNDTLAWIIAIDGLFLLGLFGHYVDIAPLMPKTLIHDGVIYRDVMVLENQIPLCLLKEIWNTLHLSSSTTTSHDGDHELISMLRVFCEVHSPLSLRKDPISHNVDEMRYLHLLDLMYHSIVNNNQEISQPSQVAIPREDMDDRPLKVIKNIPWEKISNSIGLRTITQDKEDADDQDGVKEIEIPSASSLRKYGQISFSCMTTGGIKDISFDKNRATLYLPVITLDVYSDVVLRNLIAYEVATSSSTRDLAAYIDLMSGIVDSELDAKLLRAVGIIKGNMNNKEIADLFKGMNKNKSNVYISSSNKVIEQLNQYYSNRPMIKAWRFIKKDLLRSQKVATIVFTICISLLTILYSFCEVYGCSNLFGRK; this is encoded by the exons atgAAGCCCGGTTCGATTTTGAGTAAAGATTATAGCGAGAAACGATGGGTGGAACAGATCAACAAGAGTTTCGATGATGAGGCTGACAACGATGATGTTAACGTAAACGTTCAAGTGTGCGTGTTCAGTGTCCCAAAATCCACTAGCCATTTCAACCCCGAGGCTTACGTACCTCAGGCTATAGCACTGGGTCCATACCACCATTTCGAGTCACATCTTTACCAAATGGAGAGGTACAAAGTTGCTGCTGTTAAAGCAATCTTGAGCTCGGATCAAGTCCTAGCCTTCGAGTCTTTGGTGATTAATAGGCTCAAAGAGAAAGAGTCCATGATTCGTGCTTGTTACCACAAGTATATGGATCTTGATAACGACACGTTGGCTTGGATTATAGCGATTGATGGCTTGTTCTTGCTTGGTCTTTTTGGACACTACGTTGACATTGCACCCTTAATGCCTAAAACGTTGATACACGATGGTGTAATCTATAGAGACGTAATGGTTCTCGAGAACCAGATTCCTTTGTGTTTATTGAAGGAAATATGGAATACCCTTCATCTctcatcatcaacaactactTCTCATGATGGCGATCACGAGTTAATCTCTATGTTGAGAGTGTTTTGTGAGGTACACTCTCCTCTGAGTCTACGAAAAGACCCTATTAGTCATAACGTTGATGAGATGCGCTATTTGCATTTGCTTGATCTTATGTACCATTCGATAGTCAACAATAATCAAGAAATCTCACAACCTTCTCAGGTAGCAATACCACGGGAGGATATGGATGATCGTCCTCTTAAGGTCATAAAGAACATTCCGTGGGAGAAAATATCAAATTCAATAGGTCTTAGAACGATAACGCAAGACAAAGAAGATGCTGATGATCAAGACGGTGTCAAGGAAATAGAAATTCCCTCTGCTTCATCTCTTAGAAAATATGGTCAGATAAGTTTCAGCTGCATGACCACTGGAGGGATTAAGGACATTAGCTTTGACAAAAACAGAGCTACTCTGTACCTTCCAGTGATTACTCTTGATGTTTACTCAGACGTCGTATTAAGAAACTTGATTGCTTATGAAGTGGCGACGTCTAGCTCAACACGAGACCTAGCAGCATACATCGACTTGATGAGTGGCATTGTTGATTCTGAGTTGGATGCCAAGTTACTCAGGGCCGTAGGCATAATTAAAGGTAATATGAATAACAAAGAGATCGCCGATCTCTTCAAAGGGATGAATAAGAATAAGAGTAATGTGTACATAAGTAGTAGCAACAAAGTTATTGAGCAACTCAACCAGTATTACAGCAATAGGCCCATGATCAAGGCATGGAGGTTCATCAAGAAAGACCTGCTTCGGTCACAGAAAGTTGCAACTATTGTTTTTACAATTTGTATAAGTCTTCTCACGATTCTATACTCGTTTTGTGAAGTATATGGGT GTTCAAATCTATTTGGTAGAAAGTGA
- the LOC122597587 gene encoding putative UPF0481 protein At3g02645: MALTTTNFSSVFTEQRWVDQISKKFIREVTIDISDKNPICVFSITNAITIFKPEAYVPLVIGLGPYHHMDTHLYDMERYKVACAKSFLAQNHFLQGNVKFRALLIDKLQELDPVVRGCYHSYLDFDDYTLSWIEAIDGLFLLNVLQDYSTTVNLEGKKIARNAILSRDLLLLENQIPFPVLREISRTLHIYSSEKDYDEAKLFFMIERFCRANSPLEMPSISLCNYNETSHLHILDLMYRLMVNNGFLESGESSQDEEKVESQTESGEIEDLRENMSSACDNIGEITKLGMNFRIGVKILRPIQVIQDIPWDRILTITGLKSKNPEKLEGPVVEEIRIPSVSSLHCYAGISFRPTNEGMRGIKFVEEEAVLYLPVITLDVNSEVVLRNLVAYEIAMNYSHFSPSISQFVDLISGIIDKAEDVRMLKQNGIIKSKITNDQIAEIFNGMNKTTRSSVNKTVVEINNYYKKKLTVKAFKFVKKRLLSMWKMITRLLTVLLLLLLVLYSFCQFYGCPKLFGKNS; this comes from the coding sequence ATGGCTTTAACTACTACTAATTTCTCTTCTGTCTTCACAGAACAAAGATGGGTAGATCAAATTAGCAAAAAATTCATCAGGGAAGTCACCATTGACATTTCTGATAAAAATCCCATTTGTGTTTTCAGTATCACAAACGCGATTACCATCTTTAAACCGGAGGCTTATGTCCCTTTGGTGATTGGTTTAGGTCCATACCATCATATGGACACACATTTATATGACATGGAAAGGTACAAGGTCGCTTGTGCTAAGTCGTTTTTGGCCCAAAATCATTTTCTTCAAGGGAATGTCAAGTTTCGAGCATTGTTGATCGATAAACTCCAAGAACTAGACCCTGTTGTCAGAGGCTGCTACCATAGCTACTTGGACTTTGATGATTATACTTTATCTTGGATTGAAGCCATAGACGGTTTATTCTTGCTTAATGTTCTTCAAGATTACTCTACCACTGTTAATCTTGAAGGTAAAAAGATAGCAAGAAACGCCATTCTATCTAGGGACTTATTATTGTTAGAGAACCAAATCCCCTTTCCTGTATTGAGGGAAATTTCTAGAACATTGCACATCTATTCATCTGAAAAGGATTATGATGAAGCCAAGTTGTTTTTCATGATTGAACGTTTTTGTAGAGCAAACTCCCCCCTTGAAATGCCATCAATTTCGCTATGCAATTACAACGAAACAAGTCACTTGCATATATTAGATCTCATGTATCGTTTGATGGTCAACAACGGTTTTCTTGAATCAGGAGAATCATCTCAAGACGAAGAAAAAGTAGAGAGTCAGACAGAGTCAGGGGAAATAGAGGACCTTAGAGAGAATATGAGTTCAGCTTGTGATAATATTGGTGAAATAACGAAATTAGGTATGAATTTTAGGATTGGTGTAAAAATATTGAGGCCAATCCAAGTTATACAAGACATACCATGGGATAGAATATTGACCATTACCGGCCTAAAATCTAAGAATCCTGAAAAACTTGAAGGTCCTGTGGTGGAGGAGATTAGAATACCATCCGTGTCTTCCCTTCACTGCTATGCAGGAATATCATTTAGGCCTACAAATGAGGGTATGAGGGGGATCAAGTTTGTAGAAGAAGAAGCCGTGTTATACTTGCCAGTAATTACACTAGATGTTAATTCAGAAGTAGTATTAAGAAACTTGGTAGCCTATGAAATCGCTATGAACTATTCACATTTTAGTCCCTCGATTTCACAATTTGTTGATTTGATAAGTGGGATTATCGACAAGGCTGAGGATGTAAGAATGTTAAAGCAAAATGGAATCATTAAAAGCAAAATAACAAATGACCAGATTGCTGAAATATTCAATGGAATGAACAAAACAACACGGAGTTCTGTTAACAAGACTGTTGTAGAGATTAATAATTACTACAAGAAGAAGTTGACTGTGAAGGCATTTAAGTTCGTAAAAAAGAGGTTGTTATCTATGTGGAAGATGATTACTCGTCTATTAACCGTTTTGTTGCTGTTGTTGCTGGTATTGTACTCGTTTTGCCAGTTCTATGGCTGTCCTAAGCTCTTCGGCAAGAACAGCTAG